The following proteins are encoded in a genomic region of Lytechinus variegatus isolate NC3 chromosome 7, Lvar_3.0, whole genome shotgun sequence:
- the LOC121419067 gene encoding uncharacterized protein LOC121419067, whose amino-acid sequence MYFPDSTFQMVESALSPPYDGSEFQDLFPELTGVEPDEMVDIESLADHAASSLQQPDDVVENHSVMLNDNVSIHSQDSYSERGSVYECDDVSEGEVEEHEDADQLLRYLIAPVSQTQSKTKQLRRQSSNSNDSERFPDRSRDQGSTIHHPDSPPPSAVVTTRKYTRKSTSKARRNGPKQMPASSTTCFTVVDEKGSCKSVQGPNRNAVMAKLNRERKKQLMVELEEKVGLLDTENDALKKQNVRLRKRVDILSRELQYVKNVLANQSTLSSLLKNIKATGLEFHTSMPLQSNPSRVAKGISRVNQKRKRQFDHDYCLEQNDDEFQSPKVARSGSKGKKDDGKTDANVNLSNCDAVGGVCLHVLGENVSLEFCSKCSAKANLAGSRC is encoded by the coding sequence ATGTATTTTCCTGATTCTACTTTCCAGATGGTCGAGAGTGCTTTATCTCCGCCGTACGACGGGAGCGAATTTCAGGATCTGTTTCCTGAACTGACCGGCGTGGAACCAGACGAAATGGTGGACATAGAATCGTTGGCTGATCATGCTGCATCGTCGTTGCAACAACCTGATGACGTTGTAGAAAATCACTCAGTTATGCTGAACGACAACGTTTCCATTCATTCACAAGATAGTTATTCAGAGAGGGGTTCAGTATACGAGTGTGATGATGTTTCAGAGGGGGAGGTGGAGGAACATGAAGATGCTGATCAATTGCTGAGATACCTCATCGCTCCAGTCAGTCAAACTCAAAGTAAGACGAAGCAGCTGAGACGCCAATCTTCCAATTCCAATGACTCTGAAAGATTTCCTGATCGTTCTCGGGATCAGGGCTCGACCATTCATCATCCAGACTCCCCGCCGCCATCAGCTGTGGTGACGACGCGTAAATACACAAGAAAGTCCACGTCAAAGGCCCGAAGAAACGGGCCAAAACAAATGCCAGCTTCTTCAACAACATGCTTCACCGTTGTTGATGAGAAAGGTTCATGCAAAAGCGTCCAAGGCCCAAACAGGAATGCTGTTATGGCAAAGTTAAATCGTGAGAGGAAGAAGCAGCTCATGGTGGAACTTGAAGAAAAGGTTGGACTTCTCGATACTGAAAATGATGCGCTTAAAAAGCAGAATGTCCGCCTTCGAAAGAGAGTTGATATTCTAAGCCGAGAACTTCAATATGTGAAAAATGTTCTTGCAAACCAAAGCACGCTGTCCAGTCTTCTGAAAAATATCAAAGCAACAGGACTTGAGTTTCATACTTCAATGCCGTTACAGTCCAACCCAAGCAGAGTTGCCAAAGGTATTTCACGTGTGaatcagaaaagaaaaaggcaGTTTGATCATGACTATTGTCTTGAGCAGAATGATGATGAGTTCCAGTCTCCAAAAGTTGCCAGGTCTGGAAGTAAAGGGAAAAAAGATGATGGCAAAACTGATGCTAATGTGAATCTTTCAAACTGTGATGCAGTAGGAGGAGTTTGTCTTCATGTTTTAGGTGAGAATGTCTCACTCGAGTTCTGTTCAAAGTGTAGTGCAAAAGCAAACTTGGCTGGAAGCAGATGTTGA